Within Vallitalea okinawensis, the genomic segment AAGCGAGTCATTTCAGTATCATGGTGTTCTTTAATACAACCTTATTGTAGCAGACTATAAAAGCAGTGTCAATAAAAATTCGAACATTTTTAAATCATTTTTTTGTAATGTTCATAAATAATGCTAATTTCAACAAAATACTGTATATAACGTTGGTGTATAGGGCACTTACATATATTTCTTTGTAAGAATATCACATATTTAAACCCGAACATTTAGACAACTTGTCCAAAACCAACAATATCCTTCTTAGTGCTTTCTTATATGCTCAGTTCCATGAAGAGTAGATGCACGTTTAACAATATTATAACCGAATTTTTTTCTCAGATCATCTGTTAGTTGATCAACCTTCTTCAACTTAACATCATCTTGCTTTTCTTCTATTAATGAGAATAAACTGGTTTGAGGGCTAACGTCTTCAAAATTAGTAACTGTTACCCCTAATAAACGTACAGGTTTTTGCCGCCAACTGTTGGTTAATAATTGATAAGCATTTTTATAAATCGTATCTGTAACATTAGTACAGTGATCGATTGTGGTGCTTCTAGTGATTACACTGAAGTCATTATATTTTACTTTAATGGATATAGTCTTTCCTTTCAAATCTTTTTTCCTCAGTCTATAACCTACTGATTCACTTAGAACAAGTAGGCGCTTATAGAGTTCCTCTAGTTGATTAATATCATTAGAAAAGGTCAACTCGTTGCCAACTGACTTGGCATCATAATAATCTCTACTAACAACTGGACGTTGATCGATACCATTAGAACGCTGATACATCATATCTGAATATTTGCTTCCAAATAGTCTGGTCAGTTCATCTCTATCATAGGTTGCTAAATCACCTATGGTTTTAACGCCTAAATTTTTAAGCTTTACCGTTGTTTTCTTCCCAATACCATAGAGATCTCCCACTGGTAAAGGCCACAGCATTTCTTCTACATTTTCAGGATAAATTATAGTAATCCCCATAGGTTTTTTATAGTCTGAAGCCATCTTAGCTAACAGTTTATTAGAAGAAATACCTATTGAGCAGCCTAGATCCAACTTATTTTTGATTTCATTTTGTATTTTGTAAGCAACTTCAATAATACTACCATATAAATGTTCTGTTCCTGTCATATCCAAAAAAGCTTCGTCAATAGATAGTTGTTCTTTTAATGGAGTGTAATCATCAAAGATCTTCATCACCTTTTCAGACATATCACTATACAACCCATGAGTTGATTTGAGTAATATAGCCTCAGGGCATAGTTTTAAAGCCTCATGAATGGGCATCGTCGTCTTCACACCAAATGCTTTTGCTTCATAACTGGCAGCCAATACGATACCTCGTCTCTTCTCAGGATCACCACCTACAATAACAGGCAGACCTTTTAGTTCAGGTCGTATTACTTGCTCGCATGAAGCAAAAAAAGAATTCATATCTACATGTAAAATATTTCTCATGCTCATCACCCAACATACGTTCTCCATTAATTGTATCACTATTAGCAACGTTTGAAAAGAAAAAAGCCGCAAAGCGACTTTTAAAATAGCTAAACCTAACCTTTTATACCTGTAAGAACAACCCCTTCAATGAATTGCTTTTGCCCCATAAAAAAGAACATAATAATAGGAAGAGTCATTACCGTTGTAGCAGCCATAAGCAACCCGTATTGAATATCTTTATTAACATTCTGCTGGAACAACCTGAGTGCTAAGGATAATGTGAATTTACCCGTCGTATTAATATAGATCAATGGTCCCATAAAATCATTCCAGGTACCCATGAAGACAAATATTGCTACAGTTGTCAGCACGGGTTTTATTAAGGGCAGCATAATTTTCCTATAGATTGTGAAGTAACCTGCCCCATCTACAAGAGCACTATCTTCCATATCTTTAGGTATCGTCATCAGAAACTGCCGAATAAGAAAGATAAAAAAAGCTCCACCACCAAACCAAGCCGGCACCCATAAAGGTCTATAAGTATCTATCCAATGTATATGAGAAAAAAAGATATACATTGGAATCCTCGTTATATCTGCTGGAATCATCATAGTACCTAATAAAACATAAAATAAAAAATTTCTACCCGGCCATTTAAGTCTTGAAAAACTGTAGGCAACTAATGGCGCTGTTAATAATACACCTGCCAAAACAAGAATAACAACTGTTAATGTATTTTTCAGATATAGAAAGAACTTGAATTGCTCAAACATTTGCACGTAATTTAACCACCTTACTGGATTAGGTAAGATATCTGGCGGAAACTTATATATTTGTTCAGGCGTTTTGAGAGATGTAGAAATCAGCCATATTAAAGGAAACATAAAAAGTATTGACCCTACAACCAGTAAAAGATGAAGAGCTAATTTTTGCATCCTTTTTTTTCTCTCCATTTTAACTCGCCATTTTGTATCGATTGTTGCTTTATTCAATTTTATTACTCCCTTACTCATCTTATCACCTCTTTATCTTAATTCATCAGCTATAATGTACCCATTTTTTCGAAAGAGTAAAGTTAATCACAGTAAAAAACATGATAATTATAAACAGTACCCAAGCTAACGCACATGCATAACCCATCTTCCAATGCTTAAACGCACTATAGAACAGATGCAGATAATAGAACAATGTGGAATCGTTAGGTCCTCCACCCGTCATGACATAAGCCTGCGTAAATATCTGGAATGATCCTATTATACCCATTATTAATTGGAAGAAGATTGTGGGTGTTAATAACGGAAGAGTAATGTATAAAAATTTCTTTATGGAGCTAGCCCCATCCAGTTCAGCACTTTCATAATACATTCTAGGAATATTTTTTAAACCAGCAAGGTAAATAATCATTCCTCCGCCAGCACCCCATAGTGACATGATAATTATGGAATTCTTTGCAAAACCAGGGTCTGATAACCAACCTGGTGCTGCAATACCAAAGAATTCTACAAAGTTAGTTAATATACCATATTGCTGGTGAAACATCCATTTCCACAAGATAGTGCCTGCTACTATTGGAACAATGGAAGGCATATAGAATAAGGTTCGATAGGCTGCTATTCCTTTAATATCTTTATTGAGCATAAGAGCTATGCCTAGTCCCACAAATATGCTCAAAGGAACTTGAAAAATAACATAGTAAGCCGTATTATAAAGGGATTTATAAAAGAGAGGATCTTTCGTAAACATGTGTCGGTAATTATCTATACCAATCCAATTAGGTTCTTCCAAAATGTTGTAATCCATAAAACTGAATCTTATAGCTTCCGTTATAGGAAATAATGTAAATATAATAAATCCTAAAATCCATGGAGCAGCAAATAGTAGTCCGAATACCTTTTGCTGGGTGCTTATCTTTAAATGCCCTGTCTTCAACATTATTTCACTACCTTTCTCATTGATTTTAATAGGATAAAAGCCCCCTACTTCAGTTTAGTTGGTGTATTCGTAGGGGGCTCTTATTAATATTTATACTTATTTATTATCATAATCAGACCAGAACTTATCTAATTCTGTTTGAACAACCTCATTCCCAGCGTCTAGCGCCTCTTGAGCAGTTAATTCTTTATATATAGCCTTATCAATTGCTCTCTCATGCTCAGTCCATAGGATACCACCAACAGGAGAAACAGGACGATGTAATGCAACTGATTTTGCATCAAATGCTACTTGGAATGCATCTTTAAGGGCAGGATTATCTAAACCTTCAACATATTTTTCAAACAATTTCTCTGCCGTTGGCTTATGTGCCGCCAAAGAAGGTATATAGTACTGGCTACCTTGTTCTTCCTTATTATATTTTGCTGAGGCTTCGGCTTGAATTAACATACCATCAGTCGTTACATATTTGATTGCCTCAAAACCTTCTTTTGCATGTTTAGCATTTTTAGGAATGCAATAGGACCACCCACCTGCCCATGTTATTGGATCTGTATTTTCATCAGGTGTTGGAGCTATGGCACATGCAAAGTCTAGATCTGGCTTATATCGAGCAATACTTCCAATAGTCCAGTTTCCATCAATTTTCATTCCAACTATTCCATTAATAAATGGATCATCTGCACCACCTTGTAGGTCTTGTTTGAATGTATTAATTTTTTCTGCACCACCTCCAAGATCATAACCTTCTACCATAAATTCTAAGGCTTCTACGATCTCAGGTTGGTTAAGCATCGCAGTTCTACCATCATCACTTAAGAATTGCCCCCCATTTTGAAAACCATATAAATATAGCCAACTGTTTCCGTAATTTGGTATGAATCCGATTTTTTCGATCTTACCATCTGCATCAAATGCTGTTAGTTTTTTAGAATATTCTAATAATTCATCCCATGTTTTTGGTGGCTTTTCTGGATCTAGTCCAGCATTTCTAAAAGCCTCTTTATTCCAATAGAGAATTCTTGTATCAGTACCTGTTGGAAGCGCCCATACTTTGCTATCAAATGTAACTTCATCAACAGTATAACCTTCATACTCATTTATATCAAAATCAGACTGATCCATATAAGGATCTAAAGGACTAAGTGCACCACGTGAAGCAAACTGAGAAACCATAAAACGATCTAGTACAGCAACATCAGGTGGATTTCCAGCTGCAATAGCAGCAAGTAGTTTGGTTACATCCTGTGTTGAATAATTATTTCCTTCAGTACCAGGTGTTGATTGAGCATCAATCTCTAAGTTAGGGTAAGCTTCATGAAATGCCTCAATCATCTCTTTGTTACCAGATCCTATTTGTTCTGGATTTAGCCCCCAGAAAACAATTTTTGTAGGCTCCCCATCATCATTACTCTTTTCTTCATTTGTTTTAGACACTGATTCTTCACTACTATCATCACTAGAGCATGCACCAATACTTAACAGCATCATGAAAATTAAGATTATGGCTAGTAGTTTCTTCATAAAAATCCCCCTTTTAATTTTTTAGACACGCAATCAAAAATATACAAAATCACTTAGTTATTTTCAAGTATTTTTGTATATTTATTATATGATTTTACCATTTATATTGAAATACTTTTAAAAGACAGCTTTTTAAGTTTTTTGGACTTTACAATATTTTCCTTATATTTCGTCTATAAAGAGATGGGGAAAAACTCTCGTATTTTTTGAAAAATTCTGTAAAATAATATTGACTTGAAAAACCTAATAAATCAGTAATGTTCTTAATAGAGTAATTTGTTTCTTTTAAAAGTTCTTTTGCTCTTTCCAGCCTAACTTTGCAAATTAGTTCTTTTGTAGACATCCCCCTTTTCTCCCTAACAATTCGACAAATCTGTTTTTCACTTAAATACAAATGTGTAGCTATATCTTTTGTAGATTTAATAGAACTTATGTTATCTCTTATGTAAACTTCAATGTTTTTATAACGTTCATCGTTCTTTCTAATTTTTTTAGGGATACTATAATGAATCTCCCTATCTAGATGATATTTTTCATTAATGGTACGAGTTGTCTTAATGAGTATCTGTATAACAGTACTTTTAATCGCATTATAATAGCCAATTTCTTGATCCATGGACTCCTTTAGACACGATTGAAAAAGACCAATAATATTTTTTGTATCATTATAAGCTTCACTTTTAGAATTCTTTAAAATGGTTACCATATTAAATTCTTCGGAAGCATTAATTTCAAGTTCTTCTATACTACAATTGAGACAATATTCCACGTATATATCATCAAGATTTTCTTGAAGATGATAAGTTTCTGGTGGTGTCACATAAAACTGACCTGCTTTTACAACAAAAACCCCTTCATCAGTCGTTACTTTACTAGCACCTTGGGCGACTAAATGGAATTCATAACTGGAATGTTTATGTCTGTCAATTTTCCACTTTTCCTCTCGATACATTACTCTAAACCAAAGTATGTCAATATGAATATTACCTAAGTTAAAGATGAGATCAAGAGAGGTCAGCTTTTGTGAAGCCTCATTGATTTCTTCATCGGTCCATAGATTATTGCATATCCAACTCTTTAAAGTACTTTTCATAATACTCCCCCTCATATCATTTGTAGAATACATTCATGGTTCTTATAATCATTATATCAATTCTATTCTTACAATAAAAGTAAATATAATAATATTTTTACAAACATTTAACTATATAATGATATGCTCACATATAGAACAAGTACAAGGTCAAGTTAAAGTACTTCTTATACTATAAAAAGAAAGCGCAAAGCGCTTTCTTTCTAAAAGTTTTCTATCATATGATGTTCTGCTGCATAAACAGCTGTAGCTCCATCAGATGCGGCTGTAATGACCTGTCTTAGCAATTTTTTTCTTACATCACCAACTGCGAAGACTCCTGGAACACTTGTTTCGCATCCTTCATTGGTCACTACATAACCACCTTCATCAGTAATGACTTTATCTTTTAATAAATCAGAGTTGGGAATGGTACCAACTGCTATAAAAACACCATCTACTTCAATACTAGAATCTTCATCCGTCTTCTTATTGTGTAGATTGATGCTCTTAACAACATCATCGCCTTTAATTTCTTCCAATACAGTATCCCATATAATTTCAACACCTTCTGTTTCAAATAGTTTGTGTTGAAGTACTTTAACTGCACGAAGTTCATCTCTACGATGAATTAAGTATACTTTTTTGCAAAAACGAGCTAAATAGATAGCATCCTCAACAGCCACATCTCCACCACCAACAACAGCTACTACTTTATCTCTAAAGAAGGCTCCGTCACAGGTTGCGCAGTAAGATACACCTCTACCTTTGAATTCTTGCTCTCCTTTAACACCTAGCTCTCTCCATTGTGCACCTGTTGAGACTACAACAGTCTTACCATAGTAAGTATTACTAGGTGTTACAACTTTCTTTACTTTATCTGTTAGATCTAAATCTATTACTTCATCAAAAACAGAAGCCATATCATATTTCATGGCATGCTCTTGTATTTTCATAGCTAATTCAGGTCCTGTTGTATCAGGAATTCCTGGGTAATTATCGACCTCATAAGTATTGAGAACCTGACCTCCAGGCATACCCTTATCAATCATTATCGCATCAAGCTTTGCACGAGATGCGTAGATAGCA encodes:
- a CDS encoding helix-turn-helix domain-containing protein, translating into MKSTLKSWICNNLWTDEEINEASQKLTSLDLIFNLGNIHIDILWFRVMYREEKWKIDRHKHSSYEFHLVAQGASKVTTDEGVFVVKAGQFYVTPPETYHLQENLDDIYVEYCLNCSIEELEINASEEFNMVTILKNSKSEAYNDTKNIIGLFQSCLKESMDQEIGYYNAIKSTVIQILIKTTRTINEKYHLDREIHYSIPKKIRKNDERYKNIEVYIRDNISSIKSTKDIATHLYLSEKQICRIVREKRGMSTKELICKVRLERAKELLKETNYSIKNITDLLGFSSQYYFTEFFKKYESFSPSLYRRNIRKIL
- a CDS encoding ABC transporter substrate-binding protein, coding for MKKLLAIILIFMMLLSIGACSSDDSSEESVSKTNEEKSNDDGEPTKIVFWGLNPEQIGSGNKEMIEAFHEAYPNLEIDAQSTPGTEGNNYSTQDVTKLLAAIAAGNPPDVAVLDRFMVSQFASRGALSPLDPYMDQSDFDINEYEGYTVDEVTFDSKVWALPTGTDTRILYWNKEAFRNAGLDPEKPPKTWDELLEYSKKLTAFDADGKIEKIGFIPNYGNSWLYLYGFQNGGQFLSDDGRTAMLNQPEIVEALEFMVEGYDLGGGAEKINTFKQDLQGGADDPFINGIVGMKIDGNWTIGSIARYKPDLDFACAIAPTPDENTDPITWAGGWSYCIPKNAKHAKEGFEAIKYVTTDGMLIQAEASAKYNKEEQGSQYYIPSLAAHKPTAEKLFEKYVEGLDNPALKDAFQVAFDAKSVALHRPVSPVGGILWTEHERAIDKAIYKELTAQEALDAGNEVVQTELDKFWSDYDNK
- a CDS encoding carbohydrate ABC transporter permease, with the protein product MSKGVIKLNKATIDTKWRVKMERKKRMQKLALHLLLVVGSILFMFPLIWLISTSLKTPEQIYKFPPDILPNPVRWLNYVQMFEQFKFFLYLKNTLTVVILVLAGVLLTAPLVAYSFSRLKWPGRNFLFYVLLGTMMIPADITRIPMYIFFSHIHWIDTYRPLWVPAWFGGGAFFIFLIRQFLMTIPKDMEDSALVDGAGYFTIYRKIMLPLIKPVLTTVAIFVFMGTWNDFMGPLIYINTTGKFTLSLALRLFQQNVNKDIQYGLLMAATTVMTLPIIMFFFMGQKQFIEGVVLTGIKG
- the trxB gene encoding thioredoxin-disulfide reductase yields the protein MANTVEKIHDMIIVGSGPAGLTAAIYASRAKLDAIMIDKGMPGGQVLNTYEVDNYPGIPDTTGPELAMKIQEHAMKYDMASVFDEVIDLDLTDKVKKVVTPSNTYYGKTVVVSTGAQWRELGVKGEQEFKGRGVSYCATCDGAFFRDKVVAVVGGGDVAVEDAIYLARFCKKVYLIHRRDELRAVKVLQHKLFETEGVEIIWDTVLEEIKGDDVVKSINLHNKKTDEDSSIEVDGVFIAVGTIPNSDLLKDKVITDEGGYVVTNEGCETSVPGVFAVGDVRKKLLRQVITAASDGATAVYAAEHHMIENF
- a CDS encoding carbohydrate ABC transporter permease, which encodes MLKTGHLKISTQQKVFGLLFAAPWILGFIIFTLFPITEAIRFSFMDYNILEEPNWIGIDNYRHMFTKDPLFYKSLYNTAYYVIFQVPLSIFVGLGIALMLNKDIKGIAAYRTLFYMPSIVPIVAGTILWKWMFHQQYGILTNFVEFFGIAAPGWLSDPGFAKNSIIIMSLWGAGGGMIIYLAGLKNIPRMYYESAELDGASSIKKFLYITLPLLTPTIFFQLIMGIIGSFQIFTQAYVMTGGGPNDSTLFYYLHLFYSAFKHWKMGYACALAWVLFIIIMFFTVINFTLSKKWVHYS
- a CDS encoding DNA polymerase IV → MRNILHVDMNSFFASCEQVIRPELKGLPVIVGGDPEKRRGIVLAASYEAKAFGVKTTMPIHEALKLCPEAILLKSTHGLYSDMSEKVMKIFDDYTPLKEQLSIDEAFLDMTGTEHLYGSIIEVAYKIQNEIKNKLDLGCSIGISSNKLLAKMASDYKKPMGITIIYPENVEEMLWPLPVGDLYGIGKKTTVKLKNLGVKTIGDLATYDRDELTRLFGSKYSDMMYQRSNGIDQRPVVSRDYYDAKSVGNELTFSNDINQLEELYKRLLVLSESVGYRLRKKDLKGKTISIKVKYNDFSVITRSTTIDHCTNVTDTIYKNAYQLLTNSWRQKPVRLLGVTVTNFEDVSPQTSLFSLIEEKQDDVKLKKVDQLTDDLRKKFGYNIVKRASTLHGTEHIRKH